From a region of the Roseivirga sp. 4D4 genome:
- a CDS encoding FtsX-like permease family protein, which yields MNRGKNHINPPRLAEKLLLCFLKDELSEEVLGDLEEKFYHTLDNRSKLRAKRNYWYQVFKYMRPFAFKNYRSPRSFGANTTAMFRHNILISFRSFSRYKSTFLINLFGLATGLASALLIYLWVNDEINTDRFHEKDSDRHVQVMHSYPTSGSYFTETEGGTPNPLFERLPKDLPEIEYSFPVHAGTSYQGVLSVGDNNLRAKYQFIGKGYFNVFPGDFIHGNKQEILTEKGEVAISESLALSLFGSTEKAIGELVEFRDEYYGGSYIVSGVFKPTRNSSTAFDMLFSYELFRTPDMMQWYNSGTQAHLVLKEGVDLVEFNAKLKSYLSTLSENWKDILYAQPYSERYLYRKYENGVPVEGRIVYVRIFSIIALFVLAIACINYMNFSTANASRRIKEIGVKKAIGASRKALINQYFGESIFMAFLSLAIAMGITLLLLPQFSVITGKELTLELSQNVIVGILSITLFTGVVSGIYPALLLSGFASVIALKGKLKSEAKGLWLRKGLVIFQFAISVTLIVSVIVIYKQVEFIQTTNLGYNKDHIITFKKEGKLKENSEAFFTEVKSISGVVNASQMNGDLPGRIGYTQGLKWEGMSDEDKSLRFYRMSGGYDLIDLLGIKIKEGRDFSKDFPTDKDAYILNEAAISMMNLENPIGQKIGNLNPRAKTKEVIGVVEDFHFQSLQEEVRPFFFSISDRAEKFIVKIQAGTERETIARIGKLYESLNEGYPFEYKFLDDDYQAVYASEERVSLLSKYFAGIAIAISCLGLLALTAFSTQRRFKEIAIRKVLGSSGTGIVRLLSQDFILLVFIAILIALPVSYYLMKNWLNDFAFRIGLDPMYFMIAGVLMMVVAWLTIISQTAKSAKVNVTESLRSE from the coding sequence GTGAATCGAGGTAAAAACCATATTAACCCTCCTCGCCTAGCAGAAAAACTACTTCTATGCTTTCTCAAAGACGAGTTGTCAGAAGAGGTGCTGGGAGACCTGGAGGAGAAGTTCTACCATACCCTAGATAATCGGTCAAAGCTTAGGGCCAAGAGAAATTATTGGTACCAGGTCTTTAAATACATGAGACCTTTTGCCTTCAAAAACTATCGGTCACCCCGAAGCTTCGGGGCAAATACAACAGCCATGTTCAGACACAACATTCTTATCTCATTTAGAAGCTTCTCGCGCTATAAAAGCACCTTTCTGATTAATCTATTCGGACTTGCCACTGGTCTTGCAAGTGCCCTTTTGATTTACCTCTGGGTCAATGATGAGATCAACACAGACAGATTTCATGAAAAAGATAGTGATCGGCATGTTCAGGTGATGCACTCTTATCCAACATCTGGCAGCTATTTCACAGAAACGGAAGGAGGAACGCCTAACCCGCTATTCGAAAGACTACCCAAAGATCTACCTGAAATTGAGTATTCTTTCCCTGTACATGCTGGAACTAGTTATCAAGGGGTGCTATCAGTTGGAGACAATAATTTAAGGGCCAAATATCAATTCATTGGCAAAGGCTATTTCAACGTATTTCCGGGAGATTTCATTCATGGAAATAAGCAGGAAATACTAACAGAAAAAGGTGAAGTAGCCATTTCCGAAAGTCTTGCCCTATCCCTTTTCGGATCTACTGAAAAAGCGATTGGTGAGTTAGTAGAATTCAGAGATGAGTACTATGGAGGAAGCTATATCGTCTCGGGAGTTTTCAAACCAACTCGGAATAGTTCAACGGCATTTGACATGCTTTTCAGCTATGAGCTGTTTCGAACTCCCGACATGATGCAATGGTACAATAGCGGTACACAGGCGCACTTGGTACTAAAAGAAGGGGTTGATTTAGTTGAGTTTAACGCCAAGCTCAAAAGCTATCTATCAACACTATCTGAGAATTGGAAAGACATTTTATATGCACAACCATACTCAGAGCGCTACCTCTATCGCAAATACGAAAACGGTGTACCTGTTGAAGGAAGAATAGTTTATGTCAGAATATTCTCCATTATCGCACTATTCGTATTAGCCATTGCCTGTATCAACTACATGAACTTTTCAACGGCCAATGCCTCTAGGAGAATCAAAGAGATTGGCGTAAAAAAGGCAATTGGCGCTAGCCGAAAAGCACTTATCAATCAGTATTTCGGAGAATCCATTTTCATGGCATTCCTCTCATTGGCTATCGCAATGGGCATCACATTATTATTGCTACCTCAATTCAGCGTAATAACTGGCAAAGAATTGACATTGGAACTATCACAAAATGTCATTGTAGGCATTTTATCGATCACCCTATTCACAGGAGTAGTTTCAGGCATTTACCCTGCGCTTCTGCTTTCAGGCTTTGCCTCTGTTATAGCGCTAAAAGGTAAATTAAAGAGTGAAGCAAAAGGACTTTGGCTTCGCAAGGGCCTGGTTATCTTTCAATTCGCTATTTCTGTCACCTTGATCGTATCCGTCATCGTGATCTACAAACAGGTTGAGTTTATTCAGACGACCAACCTGGGGTATAACAAAGACCATATCATCACTTTTAAAAAAGAAGGTAAACTCAAAGAAAACTCCGAAGCCTTTTTTACAGAGGTAAAAAGTATATCTGGCGTAGTCAATGCATCTCAAATGAATGGTGACCTACCTGGCAGAATAGGCTACACACAAGGCCTCAAATGGGAAGGCATGAGCGATGAAGACAAAAGCCTGAGGTTCTACAGAATGAGTGGTGGCTATGACCTGATCGACCTGTTAGGTATCAAGATTAAAGAAGGTCGAGATTTTTCGAAGGACTTCCCTACCGATAAGGATGCCTATATTCTAAATGAGGCTGCTATTTCAATGATGAATTTAGAAAACCCTATTGGTCAGAAGATTGGCAACTTGAATCCAAGGGCAAAAACAAAAGAAGTGATTGGGGTTGTAGAAGACTTTCACTTTCAATCGCTACAAGAGGAAGTACGGCCTTTCTTCTTTTCTATTAGTGATAGAGCAGAAAAATTCATCGTCAAAATACAGGCCGGTACTGAAAGAGAAACCATCGCCCGAATTGGTAAACTGTATGAAAGCTTAAACGAAGGATACCCCTTTGAATACAAGTTTTTGGACGATGACTATCAGGCAGTTTATGCTTCAGAAGAGCGTGTTTCCCTACTGTCCAAATACTTTGCAGGCATAGCCATTGCCATTTCTTGCTTGGGATTGTTGGCCTTGACTGCATTTAGCACACAAAGAAGGTTTAAGGAAATTGCGATAAGAAAAGTCTTAGGTTCCAGTGGAACTGGTATTGTTAGGCTTCTCTCTCAAGACTTCATCCTTTTAGTATTTATAGCGATTCTAATAGCCTTACCGGTAAGTTATTACCTCATGAAAAACTGGCTCAATGACTTTGCTTTCCGCATTGGCTTGGACCCAATGTACTTCATGATAGCCGGAGTACTCATGATGGTCGTGGCTTGGCTTACAATTATTTCTCAGACAGCTAAATCGGCCAAAGTAAATGTAACAGAGAGTTTGAGGAGCGAATAA
- a CDS encoding FtsX-like permease family protein: MDKYREIGKNGLEDLQKHQSYYLQPVEDIYLNKQNIGDNMTHGSHDIVWIFGGVALTILLLACLNFINLSTAKSIKRAKEVGLRKVVGSQRSGLVVQHLTESSFYSLLSVVLGTLIAWGLMPLFNKISAEALVIPWSSWWFAPTLLSGALLIGFLSGIYPAFYLSKFNPIEVLKGKASSGASTSFFRNSMVVFQFTVTVILIIAAMVTQKQFQHFMNKSLGFEKEQVVNILGLNSLKENERGVFKEELERITAIQSASLGDYLPVEGGRNTNFGFELVEKKGLEEGFEAARWMVDENYLETMGMELVSGRNFTDQSLDETSIIINESMAHQFGLDDPIDTQVIDMFDGTYRIIGVVKDFYFESLTSTVRPLAMVRGKGRETISLKLNSSNIEQTLAAVNSVWEGFKPNQPIRYSFMNQRFQRMYEDLIKAKTLLIIFSVLSVTIACLGLFALSAYSVEQRIKEVSVRKVLGASAQMIFKLLAGDFIKLILISIAVAIPVGWLLMDELLGDMTNRISLSWTIFALASLMALVIAIITVSFESIKAALINPATRLRSE, encoded by the coding sequence ATGGACAAGTACAGGGAAATTGGTAAAAATGGCTTAGAAGACTTACAAAAACATCAATCTTACTACCTACAACCTGTTGAAGACATCTATTTGAATAAACAGAATATTGGTGACAATATGACTCATGGCTCTCACGACATCGTTTGGATTTTTGGTGGAGTTGCTTTGACCATTCTCCTACTGGCCTGTTTAAACTTCATCAACCTGTCTACGGCAAAATCTATCAAAAGAGCCAAAGAAGTTGGCTTAAGAAAAGTCGTGGGCTCACAAAGGTCTGGTTTAGTCGTTCAGCACTTAACGGAATCATCGTTTTACAGCCTTTTATCAGTCGTTTTAGGCACTTTGATTGCATGGGGGCTGATGCCTTTATTCAATAAAATTTCGGCAGAAGCTTTAGTCATTCCTTGGTCCTCTTGGTGGTTTGCCCCCACCCTGTTGTCCGGAGCCCTCCTGATAGGTTTTCTTTCGGGTATTTATCCTGCCTTCTACCTCTCCAAGTTTAATCCCATTGAGGTTTTAAAAGGAAAGGCTAGCAGTGGCGCAAGCACTTCCTTCTTCAGAAACAGCATGGTTGTCTTCCAATTTACCGTAACAGTCATTCTAATCATTGCTGCCATGGTTACACAGAAACAGTTCCAACACTTCATGAACAAGTCTCTCGGTTTTGAAAAGGAACAAGTCGTAAACATACTCGGGTTAAATAGCCTAAAGGAAAATGAAAGGGGGGTCTTTAAGGAAGAACTAGAGCGAATAACAGCAATTCAAAGTGCTAGTTTAGGCGACTACTTACCCGTAGAAGGTGGACGCAATACCAATTTTGGTTTCGAACTGGTTGAAAAGAAAGGCTTGGAAGAAGGTTTCGAGGCAGCCCGATGGATGGTTGACGAAAACTATTTAGAGACCATGGGTATGGAATTAGTCAGTGGCAGAAATTTCACCGATCAATCCCTGGACGAAACATCGATCATCATTAATGAAAGCATGGCACATCAATTCGGACTTGATGATCCCATTGACACCCAAGTGATAGATATGTTTGATGGTACTTATCGCATCATTGGAGTTGTCAAAGACTTTTATTTTGAGTCATTGACCAGTACAGTCCGACCTTTAGCAATGGTACGTGGTAAGGGAAGAGAAACAATTTCCTTGAAGTTAAATTCATCTAATATAGAACAGACTTTAGCTGCTGTCAATTCGGTCTGGGAAGGATTCAAACCAAACCAGCCCATCAGATATAGCTTTATGAATCAGCGCTTTCAACGCATGTATGAAGACCTGATTAAGGCCAAAACTCTTCTGATCATTTTCTCCGTTCTATCTGTCACGATTGCCTGCCTTGGGTTATTCGCTTTATCTGCATATTCCGTAGAGCAGCGAATAAAAGAAGTCAGTGTACGAAAAGTCCTTGGAGCAAGTGCTCAAATGATTTTCAAATTGCTCGCTGGAGATTTCATCAAATTGATACTAATATCAATAGCCGTTGCAATTCCAGTGGGATGGTTGCTCATGGATGAGTTACTAGGCGACATGACCAATCGTATCAGTCTGTCCTGGACCATTTTTGCTTTGGCATCGCTAATGGCACTCGTCATTGCCATCATTACGGTAAGCTTTGAATCAATCAAAGCAGCCCTTATAAACCCTGCAACAAGATTAAGGTCTGAGTGA
- a CDS encoding ABC transporter permease codes for MKDNNHHITPPQLAEKLLLFFLKEDLAEEVLGDLDEKFYSQTQKFSGRKAKRNYWYQVINYMRPFAFKFLRSKLFNNNSMIKHNFKISYRQMLKNKAYSFINISGLAMGLVVAMLIGLWVQDELAFNKSHSNFETTYQLLRHEKEDGEVYTNNALVTGMGTYISTSYPDMVENTVISRARTQNRVISNGDNKYRQVGHFMQAGAPAMLGLEMIRGTHDGLTDMGSILLSESFAKRLFGDEDPMNKLVKMDAGADLMVTGVYKDIPNNSKFSEGKYFARIELVVGPDNMNIWENYNVDIYVQLKPNVKPEALSVLINEAFQPNLNDYARSTEMEFFLHPMKDWHLNSEWKDGEPIRSQAMNFVWLYGIIGLFVLVLACINFMNLSTARSEKRAKEVGIRKTLGSLRKQLIAQFYIESFLYSILAFGLSLLLLFAMLPWFNGVSGKAISAPWQSTQFWLLTSGFVVLTSLLSGSYPAFYLSSFKPIKALKGALTGGKRASIPRKVLVVFQFTISIALIIGTITVNNQIQTAKQRPVGYSPEGMLSIRPASPNLISKRKVIKEELLKTGMAVAVGNSNYPVTNTLGWNPGFTWDGMDPNFTKSFNTISISHGYADAVGMKFIAGRDFSEEFETDNRAIIINRSAMEAMKLENPVGTTVTYNPSWRESRTYTIIGVVEDMIKGSPFDQTSLSVMFLDEGFMQWLYIRLNPDVSASQSIPVVEKVFSEVFPEAPFDFTFADDDYNAKFEAEQRISSLAQFLSILAVFISCLGLFGLASYVAEQRTKEIGIRKVLGASVTALWRLLSKDFALLVLLSCVISIPLSYTVLDGWLQGYAVKTELYWWIFAAGALGGLLITIITVSFQALKAAVANPVKSLRTE; via the coding sequence ATGAAAGACAACAATCACCATATCACCCCACCCCAACTGGCTGAAAAGCTATTGCTATTCTTTTTAAAAGAAGACTTAGCAGAGGAAGTTTTGGGCGATTTGGATGAGAAGTTCTATTCTCAAACTCAAAAATTCTCTGGCCGAAAGGCCAAACGCAACTACTGGTATCAGGTCATCAATTACATGAGACCTTTTGCCTTTAAATTTTTAAGGTCAAAACTCTTTAACAACAACAGTATGATAAAGCACAACTTCAAAATCAGCTATCGTCAGATGCTGAAAAACAAAGCTTACTCTTTTATTAATATATCAGGACTTGCCATGGGTCTTGTTGTGGCCATGCTTATTGGTTTATGGGTTCAAGATGAACTCGCCTTCAACAAGTCTCACAGCAACTTTGAGACTACATATCAGCTGCTCCGTCATGAAAAAGAAGATGGAGAGGTTTATACCAACAATGCCTTGGTAACAGGCATGGGCACCTATATCAGCACGAGTTATCCTGACATGGTTGAGAACACGGTAATTTCTCGTGCCAGGACACAAAATAGAGTAATCAGTAATGGTGACAATAAATACAGGCAAGTTGGGCACTTTATGCAAGCAGGTGCCCCTGCTATGCTTGGTCTTGAAATGATTAGGGGAACTCATGATGGCTTGACGGACATGGGCTCCATCCTACTTTCAGAGTCTTTTGCCAAAAGGCTTTTCGGGGACGAGGACCCAATGAACAAATTAGTCAAAATGGATGCTGGAGCCGATCTAATGGTAACCGGTGTCTACAAAGACATTCCCAACAACTCAAAATTTTCAGAAGGCAAATACTTTGCTAGAATTGAATTAGTAGTAGGCCCAGACAATATGAATATATGGGAAAACTATAATGTTGACATCTACGTTCAACTCAAGCCCAATGTAAAGCCGGAAGCGCTTAGTGTGCTCATCAATGAGGCATTCCAGCCCAACCTAAATGACTACGCCAGATCAACTGAAATGGAGTTCTTCCTCCACCCTATGAAAGACTGGCACCTAAATTCAGAATGGAAAGACGGTGAGCCGATTAGAAGTCAGGCCATGAATTTTGTTTGGCTGTATGGAATAATTGGGCTTTTCGTACTAGTGCTGGCCTGTATTAACTTCATGAACCTCAGTACAGCCAGGTCAGAGAAAAGAGCTAAAGAAGTGGGTATCAGAAAAACACTGGGTTCTCTTAGAAAGCAGTTGATCGCCCAATTCTACATCGAATCATTCCTTTATAGCATTCTGGCATTCGGTTTATCATTACTCTTGCTCTTTGCGATGCTCCCTTGGTTCAATGGCGTTTCAGGCAAAGCCATTTCGGCACCATGGCAAAGCACGCAGTTCTGGTTATTAACAAGTGGGTTTGTTGTGTTGACCTCTCTCTTATCCGGATCTTACCCGGCCTTCTACTTATCTTCTTTCAAACCTATTAAGGCCCTAAAAGGTGCTTTAACAGGAGGAAAAAGAGCTTCAATTCCTAGAAAAGTATTAGTGGTCTTCCAATTCACTATATCAATTGCCCTGATCATTGGCACCATAACAGTGAACAATCAAATTCAAACAGCTAAGCAAAGACCAGTCGGCTATTCGCCAGAAGGGATGCTTTCGATAAGGCCAGCTTCCCCTAACTTAATCTCTAAAAGAAAGGTGATTAAAGAGGAGTTATTGAAAACGGGGATGGCTGTTGCAGTAGGAAACTCTAATTATCCGGTAACAAATACACTGGGCTGGAACCCAGGCTTCACTTGGGACGGTATGGATCCAAACTTTACCAAATCATTCAACACCATTAGCATATCACATGGGTATGCCGATGCTGTGGGCATGAAATTCATTGCCGGAAGAGATTTTTCTGAGGAATTCGAAACTGACAATAGAGCTATCATCATTAATCGCTCGGCCATGGAGGCCATGAAGTTAGAAAACCCAGTGGGCACAACAGTTACTTACAACCCTAGCTGGAGAGAATCCAGGACCTACACCATCATTGGCGTTGTAGAAGACATGATCAAGGGTTCTCCTTTCGATCAGACTTCATTGTCGGTCATGTTCCTCGATGAAGGTTTCATGCAATGGCTATACATTCGACTCAACCCTGATGTTAGTGCAAGTCAATCCATTCCAGTAGTAGAAAAGGTTTTCAGCGAAGTGTTTCCCGAAGCACCATTTGATTTCACTTTTGCTGATGATGATTACAATGCAAAGTTTGAAGCAGAGCAGCGTATTAGTAGCCTGGCGCAGTTCTTAAGCATCTTAGCTGTCTTCATCAGTTGTCTTGGCTTGTTTGGCTTAGCCTCATATGTGGCAGAGCAAAGAACCAAGGAAATTGGAATTAGAAAAGTACTTGGCGCCAGCGTCACTGCCCTTTGGAGGTTACTATCAAAAGATTTTGCCCTACTGGTGCTTTTGTCCTGTGTGATATCAATACCGTTGTCTTACACTGTTCTAGATGGCTGGCTTCAGGGCTACGCAGTAAAAACAGAGTTATACTGGTGGATTTTTGCCGCAGGTGCTCTTGGTGGTCTCTTGATTACAATTATCACCGTAAGTTTTCAGGCGCTTAAAGCGGCCGTTGCCAACCCAGTAAAATCATTAAGAACTGAATAG
- a CDS encoding PadR family transcriptional regulator, producing the protein MKETKLGDFEETILLLVGILDKEAYAFKISEEFEAQTERAVSIGAVHSTLNRLGEKGFLTSEMGASTAERGGRRKRIYTITASGQRALQESRDFKISLWDQYPSLAGGNLNFNI; encoded by the coding sequence ATGAAGGAGACAAAATTAGGAGACTTCGAAGAGACCATTCTTCTGCTAGTAGGCATACTTGATAAAGAAGCTTATGCTTTCAAAATCTCAGAAGAATTCGAAGCACAGACAGAACGTGCCGTTTCAATAGGTGCAGTCCATTCTACCCTGAACAGATTAGGAGAAAAAGGATTTCTCACCTCAGAAATGGGTGCTTCAACTGCCGAACGTGGCGGAAGAAGAAAAAGAATATATACGATAACCGCCTCAGGACAACGTGCCTTGCAAGAGTCGAGAGATTTTAAAATCTCTCTATGGGATCAGTACCCTTCCCTTGCCGGTGGCAATTTGAATTTTAACATTTGA
- a CDS encoding LytTR family transcriptional regulator DNA-binding domain-containing protein: protein MKSKYPFDPSLKHHLFVAFGIAVWVFVFLYFTEPLDVSELSSSEKLLYMPLYGIFTSICYLLTLPFQQWLFKSNNQRWSLGSELLQFLVLVVLGFVITRSVYYYIVMDQHPNAYTLYYFARAIYLPGILTIFPIIAIGRWSFGKYKEKKLEEQKIEIKGSGNYESLKLLLNDLICIQSSDNYVEITYKEDGLLKKQLIRNKLADVEIARPELIRTHRSFLINPFHFKQWRTGNRKINVVLSSDIEVPVSKTYQPVVEEAVNSTTE from the coding sequence TTGAAAAGTAAGTATCCGTTCGACCCCTCTTTAAAGCATCACCTGTTTGTGGCATTTGGTATTGCTGTTTGGGTGTTCGTATTTCTGTATTTCACCGAGCCACTAGACGTAAGCGAACTTAGTTCTAGCGAGAAACTCTTGTATATGCCCCTATATGGGATTTTCACCTCAATCTGTTATCTACTGACCCTCCCATTTCAGCAGTGGCTCTTCAAAAGCAATAATCAACGCTGGTCTCTAGGGAGTGAGCTGCTTCAATTTTTGGTTTTGGTAGTTTTGGGCTTCGTGATTACTCGATCTGTCTACTACTATATTGTGATGGATCAGCACCCAAATGCTTACACCTTATACTACTTTGCTAGGGCAATCTATCTGCCAGGTATCCTAACAATCTTTCCCATTATAGCCATTGGTCGTTGGTCTTTTGGTAAGTACAAGGAAAAGAAACTAGAGGAACAGAAAATAGAAATCAAGGGGAGTGGTAATTATGAAAGCCTTAAACTGCTGCTGAATGATTTGATCTGTATTCAATCCTCCGATAACTACGTAGAGATTACTTACAAAGAGGATGGGTTATTGAAAAAACAGTTAATTAGGAATAAGCTTGCGGATGTAGAGATCGCTCGTCCAGAGTTAATCAGAACGCATAGATCATTTCTTATAAATCCCTTCCATTTTAAACAATGGAGAACCGGAAATCGGAAGATAAATGTGGTGCTTTCAAGTGACATAGAAGTGCCTGTCTCCAAAACATATCAGCCTGTAGTAGAAGAGGCTGTCAATTCCACCACAGAATAG
- a CDS encoding S41 family peptidase, producing the protein MKKLITLFAFITLSISLSAQSNCDCKAELEFVYEQMQTMASFKSQIKGQKIEEFEVTYQKLSSNVSTDMNKAECYVQMNQLLSLVKDKHAGVYEVGPDYTYEDTLDSAFVLAYRETRDFKDFPKVDLDLEKLVEDLGQKSLTDVEGIYNIGSSMKVGVYRIANSDSLMGVMLESKLGVWEPGQIYLYMKATDKPNRYDIVAYGQVHKNLLFYNDHLVSNGILMRNVTKECLSDNFIHVDREAREAYQLITLENDIQYVWFDSFSRFGNAKKRDAIVEQIQKELTASNLIVDLRNNGGGASKISVPIVKAIRKSGVKVYVLTNFASSSNAEQTTVRLRNIKSTVHLGQTTYGAIAYGINYGTTYESPSGQFYFVPTDMKFNHFLKYEEVGVQPMIELSSDSDWIEQTINIIKTQDQQ; encoded by the coding sequence ATGAAAAAGTTAATCACATTATTCGCATTCATTACACTTAGTATTTCCCTTTCCGCACAGTCTAACTGCGACTGTAAAGCCGAGCTTGAATTTGTCTATGAGCAGATGCAAACCATGGCATCCTTTAAGTCTCAAATTAAAGGCCAAAAGATTGAGGAATTTGAGGTTACCTACCAAAAATTGTCAAGCAATGTTTCTACAGATATGAACAAGGCGGAATGCTATGTTCAGATGAATCAGCTCTTAAGTTTGGTTAAGGACAAGCATGCCGGAGTCTATGAGGTGGGTCCCGATTATACTTATGAAGATACCCTTGACTCAGCCTTCGTTTTAGCCTATAGAGAAACGAGAGATTTTAAGGATTTTCCAAAAGTTGACCTCGACTTGGAAAAGTTGGTTGAAGACTTGGGCCAGAAGTCACTCACTGATGTGGAGGGCATCTATAACATCGGTAGTTCAATGAAGGTCGGTGTTTATCGAATAGCCAATTCCGACAGCCTAATGGGTGTAATGCTCGAGTCTAAACTCGGGGTCTGGGAACCGGGCCAGATCTATTTGTACATGAAGGCAACCGACAAGCCCAATCGCTATGATATTGTTGCCTATGGACAGGTGCATAAGAACCTGCTTTTTTATAACGATCACTTGGTCTCCAATGGCATTCTTATGCGCAATGTGACCAAGGAATGCTTATCTGATAACTTTATTCATGTGGATAGAGAAGCCCGAGAGGCTTATCAGTTAATAACTCTTGAAAATGATATCCAGTATGTGTGGTTCGATAGCTTCTCAAGGTTTGGCAATGCAAAGAAACGAGATGCTATTGTCGAGCAGATACAGAAAGAATTAACCGCCTCTAACCTCATTGTTGATTTGAGGAATAATGGAGGAGGAGCAAGTAAGATATCTGTGCCGATCGTTAAGGCGATAAGAAAATCAGGCGTAAAGGTTTATGTGCTCACCAACTTTGCTTCTAGTAGTAATGCGGAGCAGACTACTGTTCGTTTGAGAAACATCAAATCTACTGTTCACCTAGGTCAAACCACATATGGAGCGATTGCCTATGGGATCAACTATGGCACTACATATGAATCACCTTCAGGTCAATTTTACTTTGTGCCAACAGACATGAAATTCAATCATTTCCTAAAGTATGAGGAAGTAGGTGTTCAGCCTATGATCGAACTTAGTTCTGATTCTGATTGGATTGAGCAAACCATCAATATCATTAAAACTCAAGATCAACAATAA
- a CDS encoding helix-turn-helix domain-containing protein — MKKGNEGSTSALYVWNGISMFWGTSFHTDPHSHNTLQLVFDMEKSFLLKDSDSDWMAHSAALIAADHVHQLDSNDSIQLFIYLDAESSYAKSLDHKYLSDKRICPLPGKLLRDLSNDFFKKLLLNSDCDSLLNACRTILDQLLGPDPKRQLDGRVSKALEYITQNASRSFRVSEIADHVCLSESRFRFLFKKEVGQPIQNFIQWMRVVDSLNMVLQGKQVSQSAIDAGFWDGAHMTRSYKNVLGIAPSKVEAFGKDLKIVACTKGSLHSLKTEIRAGWEDKSVRKVIQI, encoded by the coding sequence ATGAAAAAAGGAAATGAAGGCAGTACTTCGGCACTCTATGTCTGGAATGGCATAAGTATGTTTTGGGGTACTTCTTTCCATACCGACCCACATTCTCATAATACATTGCAGCTAGTTTTCGATATGGAAAAAAGCTTCCTCTTGAAGGATTCTGATTCTGACTGGATGGCTCACAGTGCAGCATTAATTGCGGCAGATCACGTTCACCAACTAGATAGCAATGACAGCATACAGTTGTTTATTTATTTGGATGCGGAAAGTAGCTATGCGAAGTCATTGGATCATAAATACCTTAGTGATAAGAGGATTTGTCCATTACCAGGAAAGCTCCTTAGGGATTTGAGTAATGATTTTTTCAAAAAACTATTGCTCAACAGCGACTGTGATAGCCTTTTAAATGCCTGCCGAACCATACTCGATCAACTCTTAGGCCCTGACCCAAAACGTCAGTTAGATGGCAGGGTGTCTAAAGCTCTGGAATACATTACTCAAAACGCCAGCAGATCATTCAGAGTGAGCGAGATAGCAGATCACGTTTGCCTTTCCGAAAGCCGGTTCAGGTTTTTGTTTAAGAAAGAAGTAGGGCAGCCGATCCAAAATTTTATCCAATGGATGCGTGTGGTTGACTCATTAAACATGGTATTGCAAGGGAAACAAGTATCTCAGAGTGCGATTGATGCCGGTTTCTGGGATGGAGCTCATATGACCAGATCATATAAGAATGTATTAGGGATCGCTCCGAGCAAAGTGGAAGCCTTTGGTAAGGATCTTAAAATAGTTGCCTGCACGAAAGGCAGTTTACATTCCCTTAAG